In the genome of Primulina eburnea isolate SZY01 chromosome 13, ASM2296580v1, whole genome shotgun sequence, the window GCAGAAAAGACTGATGATGTACCGAGATCAAAATATTCAAGAAAATAACCATTATATTCGAACTGCGCAATCTTGGCTCCAGAAATCTTGATCCGGTATTTATCTGCTTCAGGAAGACTCAAGTAATGTATCACACGGAGCTTAGTCAAGGCTGGAGAATTGATTTCCACAAAATTTACTTTCAACCACTCACAGTTCTGTAGTTCAAGAGTTTCCAGGACCGgaaaatcaaatatcaatcggTCGGTACTGGGGACATGGTCATTTAGAATTTTAGTTTTAGTAAGATACAAAATCTTAAGACTGAAAAAAAGATTATGGGCTGAAACTCTGAAAATACAAGGCAATTGCAGTTTCAAACTAGTCAATGACTTGCAATCGAAAAGGCAACGGGGTAAAACAACTCCTTCGTCATTATAAACTATATGCATATCCTCCACGTTTCTCATCAGTGCGGCAGATATCCATACTATTATGCGATGTGAATCGTACTTTTGACGACAACAAAGATAAAATCTCTTTAAGGTCGAATGCCGAGAAAGAAAGAAGACCCTGTCAACAAAATTAACAAAGCTCGTCTTCCTAGTTTGCTTAAGCAAAAATCGTTCTCCATCACTTATGTGTATATTGTAAATGGAAGTCCATTTGTATTCCCACTCTTTGGACAGAACACAAGTTCGCACAGCGTCCTTAGTAGGCAAGAGGGACAGAATCCGACTAATAATACATTCAGGTAAATTAGTGATGATGTTTTCGCTGTCATCATACGTTATTCTTGGTTTCTTACCAGCATTGCTGTCAATCTGAATGTTTTCCCCCATAACTTTAAAAGTCCACCTGGAATactaaagaaaattgaagaacttTAGTTACCAATGAAATCAGAGGGAAAATTCCAAAGGAATCTAATAAAATGGTACAAGGGAGGATGGCAGCATACTAAAATCTTGGAGAAATCCACATTTCTAGCAAAaacacttatatatatatatatataaatatatatatatatatatatatatatatatatatctgcaAATTCTGTTTCGGGAGCATCGTTGTATACCATACATCTACTAAATTTTTCCACAAAGAAAATGCGGAAAGCAAGAAAAGAGAAGGTAAAATTTAACAAATCAGTCTAAAACCAAAAATCActgataaaaacaaaaattcgaAACAAAATCTACGAGAATtaaaaaacccaaaaatcacaTATAAAAGTGATGGTTTTAACTTTTACCCGGTGAACTGATGTGATTTAAGGATGGTTACAGCGAAGGATTGCTCTCTCAGTCCGATGATTATTAATCTGTATGCTTCCGACCCTATCAGGAGAAATTTGTGTCTGCTCAAAGGCAAAaggaaacaaaacaaaacaaataaaCTTGTCTGAATCTTTGTTGATGTAATGGGCTGGGCAAATGGCAGTGTGTGCGCCGTTGCCacctgtatatatatataggtgttcttttatttaaaaaaatggaaggtttcttttttaaaaaacaattgaAAAGTAAATAAAATTGTAAACATAATGTCAAAGGGTTTTGCACTTTTTCGAACCTAGCATATGTCATATCAAGGTTTGGAGTTATGGTTATGGGGTTCATGTCTGATTATATGAACTCCACGGTCTCATGTGCATCGGGATAATCGGATCTGGCATTAGGTCGCTATATTTATATTAGGATCGACTTTCCCCATGCAGGGTTATCCAATTTTAATGGCAGACCATGCAGTAaggtaatttttatattttatataaaaaaatttgcaaCGTCCGTCATATTTGATTTTATCCTGGATAACTCGTGTTTAAAAAATACATGTAAAAATCAAAGAAATTAAAGTAAAAACAACATTGCTTGCATGTGCTAGATACTTACCTGAAAAATGAACACATGCAATAATTTTCGACGAATGGTGGATAATATTAGGGGTGAATACCTTGTTGTATTTACTACGATTGATTCAAGAAATTCCATCGCCTGAAGCAAATCTAGCAGTTATCGTTTTTTCTAAAAGTTCGTGTCTTTCCAAATTTTTCTAGGTTCATTAGATTGATTAATGCTGAGATGTCAATTTGGATTCGTACAATCACGTCGATCCAAACTactttaagaaaaaaaattggttgAATTATGTTTTTAACAACCTGTTTGGAAGCATATTAAAACGGGTTAATCATTTCGGTTATGGGTTGGGTTGAGTTCGTTGGGTTGGCCcaccatttatttttttaaaatgaattttacATTAATTATTAAACACATATTTATCTCCTTTGATTTAATTGTTATCTGGTTGTGTGAAATTTGTAAGAATGTATTATGTATAGTGTATGAATGTCAAAGGGTTTTGCACTTTTTCGAACCCATCATATGTCGTATCAAGGTTTGGAATCATGGGGGTTCATGTCTGATTATATGAACTCCACATTCTCATGTGAATCGAGATAATTGGAACTGGCATTAGGTCGCTATATTTATATTAGAGTCGGCTTTCCTTGAAGGGTTATTGAGTTTTAATGGCAGACCAAGTAGTAaagtaatttttaaattttatataaacaaTTTTGCAACATCCGTCATTTTCGATTTTAATACAGGATAACTCGTGTTTAAAAAATACATGTAAAATTCAAAGAAAGTAAAAAAACAACAATGCTTGCATGTGCTAGATACTTACCTGAAAAATGAACACATGCAATAATTTTCGACGAATGGTGGATAATATTAGGAGTGAAAACCTTGTTGTATTTATTACGATCGATTCAAGAAATTGCATCGCCTGAAGCAAATCTAGCagttatcaaattttttaaaagttcGCGTCTTTCCAAATTTTTCTAGGTTCATTAGATTGATTTATGTTGAGATGTCAATTTGGATTCGTACAATCATGTCGACCCAAACTACCTTAAGAAAAAGATTGGTTGAGTTATGTTTTTAACAACCTGTTTGAAGGCAGAATAATGGATAGTCGTTCCGGTTATGGTTTAGGACGGGTTGGGCTGGCCcaccatttattttttaaaaaataaattttacattaattattaaacatatatttatCTCCTTTGATTTAATTGTTATGTGGTTGTGTGAAATTTGTAATAGTGTATTATGCATGTATAgtgatatttatatttatacgtGTGATTAAGCTaagtagagatatgtttcaatgtTTCCAAAATTGAAGTAGGGGTGTTAAAAAATCTAATTAAAGTAGTAGATTAtttgataaacaaataatataataaaaaataaaaatatataaactatttttttaaaataataaaattgagcaATTATCCTCCctcatgttttttttaaaaaagtagaTGTGTGTGTGTTGAGTATCTGATAATACTGCTTAATGTATCATTTGGTAGCTCAAATATATGCTCAATTTTTAGTGACATGAATTGTTAATTTCATCAAATATTTGAGATTTTTTAGTAAGAATATTAAGATTAGATTTTAAGtgattgttaattttttttaaaaaatgtttaaTTTTGGCAGGTTGACTATTCTAACACACATCACGTGGTGAGTTGAGTTAGGTCGATGTTTTTCTAACCCTTTAAATTAGTAGAACACCCCTTCCTGCCCCATTTGATGGCAGGCTAAGGTAGGTCATGCCGTCCCGTTTTGACATCTTTAGATTTATATGCACTCAACTTATTAGTTAGATTCAAATAATTTTCTAATTTTTGATTTAGTTTCATGACATTTATTTAAGATTTATTATATTACTTTAGAAAAAATAGTTGAGAGATATTATCAATATGCATTATAACAAATGATTGAgttgaaaaaaaacaaaacaaaaacaaagcGTTTGgcctaaaaattaattaattttggaTGCCTTTTTATTAACTAGAaaaatgcacgtgcgttgcacgtaaaaACCTAAAATACTGAAAATATATGTacgaaattttgataatatttatttgaattaaaaCATGGCTAATAATATTTATCAACTGAAACAAACCAAgccatataaaataaaaaaataatgaccATAGACGATATATGAATCAGAGAAATTATCTTATCCACTCGACACACTTTCCAATATgcttcttggttgattttgataactcaacaactctttgtcgtagtttgttataatatgCATATAACTATTTTGGTATGCTCAGCAAGTATCTGATCGTCTTTAacatattttatgttatttacaaTCTTTATCCGGGATCTGACATGCTCATAATTTGCTTCTTTATCACGACATTTTTTCGATTTTCTACATTGTTTCTATCTGATAATCTTATTTTTCcgaatatttttttgttgttaaatgatttttcagTTTTTGAAAATCATCAACTATAACTCCTAAGAAAAAATGCTTTTACTCGTGATAAGTTTTCACTTATGACTAAAAGTATgtataacatatatatttttcaacaacataaccaatGAATAGTGTTGCACCTTCTTCAAATATTGTGATATTTgtgatatcatttttatatatttagtatcgATATTACAACATATAGCTATAAGGTTAACAAATTTTTAACAACTATTTTTCAATCACCGTGAGAAAAAtacttgaaatctcttcaaatgGCTATATCCTAGAATTGTGTTCTCATTTAATTTGACGTAATTCAAGAAAGTCATCTTGATCGTCATTTTTTGGAAGCATTGAAATAATGATTGCgtgcatcatgtcatgaggatgatatagtttcaatatcatttgttgcgtttagaacatgatattatattattcattgaaacaaaacaaattttcttatatcgagtttatattttgttctataatattttatatcttgtggaacgatatacaaaattaattattgtattttaaaaatattgagaagagatacgaataatgtaattaagatatgcatatgagatatcattcaaatatatgtcaaagtatttgtcttattcaatatctcatctaataatataaccacttagatttcatgagcattttatgatagtcaaaattaatttgatgaaatattgtagaattttatttgaatttcaatatttGGCTAAGTGAATTTATTTGACGAGGAGTTTTCTATGCTACCATCATATATGTTATGGATTAGCTGGTTAGACACTTTGACTaaaaaagagacaaaaacaaTCTCGTAGTCACCTCGAAATATATCGAGATAATATTGGAGGAAATAAAGTGAAACTGGGTTAATGTCTCAATAAATGCACAGAATTGATCTATTATATTGTGTCAATAAAGTtttagaattgttctcataccattataaatagaatgagaattatgcacaatttgtttttcatgtatttctttttctgaatgaagaattttttctttttgaaaaactatttattgaaaaatattaacaTTTTATATGACATACATATGTCGCACAACCATGAAGTAGCAACATAATCATTACATAACAGTTAACGTACACATACAATTCTTaaatttcttcttcattgtgcttcgttgaaatttaaatctgaatcattcttgatcttaacattttgctttaaatatgatttaatatatatgtatatgtttcatgttacttagcctaatttcaaatatctataaaaaaaaatgtgcttgaattatatcatacataAATTAGGACATAatatgtaggaccgagcgcttgccgttttaccaaaagctatagctagtagtaatggtgcaaatcaaatcttttaaacctcaCATCTGCTCAAACACCACGGTTCGGCCGCTTTActaagcagggacaattattgcacccaacaatcttcctCCCAAGAATTTAATTCCTTGCAAttaatgagaatcgaacccgtgatctcggctctgataccaattgtcggaccgagcgcttgccgctttaccaaaagttatagctagtagtaatggtgcaactcaaatcttttaaaccgcatagtagctcaagcaccatggttcgaccACTATGGTGCAACATGTCTCTTTTTTTTCATCCACTATGTTTGTCGTAACTTTTTTGTTCGAAATTCGACGCATTTCGTAGACTATATGTatgaaaaaccaagaaattatataattcacatAAATCATTTATTATTCTCTTCGTACAACAGAAGACCCAGAATATGTGGCTTTGATTGGTATACTctcatacttatttttatataaactaACCAATTGTCGCCAACAATACTAACCAAAacgtataaaaaaatcataacgcAAAGAACctcgataagaaaaaaaaaatgataagtcaaagtttaaaaataatttatttagtacaataacaaagaaattgaagtatataccagcaataaaaagcataaatcactctccaattaaatattaactcatattattcacaatttgtatatattttccaatatttttttcaaataaagagaAGACGCCTTATTAATGTCATCGTTTTATAGATATCCATTCcaattctttaaaaaaaacacaaatgaaaaatggtgacttgaaatcataataaaaccatttagaaaagcagccgtaaaaatataatacaaagtcacacaatttttcttaaaccatagaaaaatattatactattgacaaaatatatctagcaacaacaaaacatgcgttaacttgtgatataattaaaatttagaataaTGCATAATCATTGAATTAGAACAAAATCGCATTCCAAAAATCTAttggatattatatattttaataatttatccatatttgtcgttcatcagaggactcttagaccgaccaaattttgtagttcacctattattttcataataaataatattacaaaaataatataagcaagaacataaaaactcaaattaaaatgccttctatcaatctaagttaaaaaaattgattagagaatataataatatcgtaaaaaaattaaatattgatttataaaaattgattAGACAGAAGTTTGAAATATATTTgtcccaataaataaaaaatattatctcttgatattctgatacataaggtaaaaacgaagaaatatttcaatttttttagtattttgtaagtcacttcaaactaagtaatctaagcaaacagaaaacatgcattatgtgtttaaaaattaaaaaaatatctcaacaataaaaaattaaaaaataaacatttttattggatatttgattttgtttctcttttctttgtgcaaacaaacaaatcacataaacaatTCAAACACAATTATATGATCAATacaaatgacatataacaatcaaacatgtaacgctagggtaaaaaaactcctctcattgcaagaacacaaaaaaatcaaatggagcatattatttagtaatatttatttagcagcatttataaaaaattgactaaataacttaaaaacagtGTTTAAAATCACTTACAGACAAACATTTCTCTCAATCACATATCTCTAT includes:
- the LOC140808597 gene encoding F-box/FBD/LRR-repeat protein At3g14710-like isoform X1: MGENIQIDSNAGKKPRITYDDSENIITNLPECIISRILSLLPTKDAVRTCVLSKEWEYKWTSIYNIHISDGERFLLKQTRKTSFVNFVDRVFFLSRHSTLKRFYLCCRQKYDSHRIIVWISAALMRNVEDMHIVYNDEGVVLPRCLFDCKSLTSLKLQLPCIFRVSAHNLFFSLKILYLTKTKILNDHVPSTDRLIFDFPVLETLELQNCEWLKVNFVEINSPALTKLRVIHYLSLPEADKYRIKISGAKIAQFEYNGYFLEYFDLGTSSVFSAAVDFHCFPKDIQVVRKNGLQARSLLKGLFSGLNHLKLSGEVVEAAVQSNQRPLLPKFNMLKRLEVFTKCNSGALLELLHAMPFLESIVLKMWYWDDYDYDEVESLPCCIVSHLKEVRFSLFSKRLPDYRMAQFLWTNALRLKKIVGLHRETSEERQRKKMFGQVREESEEKEIENFWAKLKTVFKHKEHGIFVKR